The following proteins are co-located in the Solanum pennellii chromosome 1, SPENNV200 genome:
- the LOC107008288 gene encoding putative clathrin assembly protein At1g03050, producing the protein MGSSKLRQAIGAVKDQTSISLAKVGSSASLSDLEVAIVKATRHDEYPPEERHIREILSLTSYSRAYVGACVNFLSRRLSKTKNWVVALKALMLIHRLLCDGDPAYEEEIFFATRRGTRLLNMSDFRDSRSNSWDCSAFVRSYALYLDEHLEFRMQNRRGKRSAFAYNDDEEEVRHNARGIKATPLREMKNDRIFSRIHHLMQLLERFLACRPAGSAKNNRVVIAALYALVKESFQLYYDLTEITTLLFDKFIELSIPDSVKVLEIFFRINKQFEEIEQFHDWSKTVGVTRTTEYPDIEIIPPKKLERMDDLIREKSFKEQTRKAMRNEPTAEHVQETKTPEPKTEPEEDINAIKALPAPEVLPEEKTEEQEEKAVKTQDEGDLLNLSEDVPTSEEHGDQLALALFDGGQATTNPATSISPWQAFNDSGDWETALVQSASHLSNQKTSLPGGFDTLMLNGMYQQGAVSQAVACSGVVATGSASSVALGSAGRPAMLALPAPPTANSGANTPAPGTDPFAASLAIAPPAYVQMSEMEKKQRLLMEEQLMWQEYQKNGMQGQVGFANPYPYNIGGYRQTF; encoded by the exons ATGGGTTCAAGCAAGCTTAGACAAGCAATAGGGGCAGTTAAGGACCAGACGAGCATAAGTTTGGCCAAAGTAGGCAGTAGCGCCTCCTTGTCCGATCTTGAAGTTGCCATCGTGAAGGCGACACGACACGATGAGTACCCACCAGAGGAGAGACATATAAGGGAGATTCTAAGCTTGACTTCTTATTCTCGAGCCTATGTTGGTGCATGTGTCAATTTCCTTTCCAGACGCCTTAGCAAGACCAAGAATTGGGTTGTGGCGCTTAAGGCACTCATGTTGATCCATAGGCTGTTATGTGATGGAGATCCAGCCTATGAGGAAGAGATTTTCTTTGCCACAAGGAGAGGAACAAGGCTTCTCAACATGTCTGATTTTCGTGACTCCAGATCAAACTCCTGGGATTGTTCTGCTTTTGTACGATCTTATGCTTTGTACCTTGACGAACATTTGGAGTTTAGGATGCAGAACCGTAGGGGAAAACGCAGTGCATTTGCATAcaatgatgatgaagaagaggtTCGCCATAATGCCAGGGGTATAAAAGCCACACCCCTCAGGGAAATGAAGAATGATCGAATTTTCTCAAGGATTCATCATCTCATGCAGCTTCTTGAGCGATTCTTAGCCTGTCGACCTGCAG GTTCTGCAAAGAACAATCGAGTGGTGATTGCAGCTCTATATGCGTTAGTCAAGGAAAGTTTCCAGCTATATTATGATTTAACAGAAATCACGACTCTCTTGTTTGATAAGTTCATAGAACTATCAATCCCAGACTCTGTGAAGGTTCTTGAGATATTCTTCAGAATTAATAAGCAATTTGAGGAGATTGAACAGTTCCACGATTGGAGTAAAACAGTTGGAGTTACACGTACGACTGAATATCCAGATATTGAGATTATTCCACCAAAGAAACTCGAGCGCATGGATGACCTTATACGAGAAAAATCCTTCAAGGAACAGACCAGGAAGGCAATGCGGAACGAACCAACTGCTGAGCACGTTCAAGAAACTAAAACGCCAGAACCTAAAACTGAACCGGAAGAGGACATCAATGCAATCAAGGCATTACCAGCACCAGAGGTATTACCCGAAGAAAAGACAGAGGAACAGGAAGAGAAGGCGGTGAAAACCCAAGATGAAGGAGACTTGTTAAACTTGAGTGAAGATGTTCCAACTTCGGAAGAACATGGAGATCAACTGGCACTAGCGCTGTTTGATGGTGGTCAAGCAACGACCAATCCTGCAACAAGCATTTCACCATGGCAAGCGTTCAATGATTCAGGAGATTGGGAGACAGCACTGGTGCAGTCTGCGAGTCATTTGTCAAACCAGAAGACTTCTCTCCCTGGGGGCTTCGACACATTAATGCTCAATGGCATGTACCAACAAGGAGCAGTGTCTCAGGCAGTAGCCTGCTCAGGTGTCGTGGCTACTGGAAGTGCAAGCAGCGTTGCACTTGGCTCAGCAGGACGGCCAGCAATGCTAGCATTGCCTGCACCTCCAACCGCAAACAGTGGAGCTAATACACCCGCTCCAGGCACAGATCCTTTTGCAGCTTCACTGGCAATAGCTCCCCCGGCATATGTTCAGATGTCCGAGATGGAGAAGAAACAGAGACTACTAATGGAAGAGCAATTAATGTGGCAAGAGTATCAGAAAAATGGAATGCAAGGACAGGTAGGATTTGCCAATCCTTACCCGTATAACATTGGTGGTTACAGACAAACCTTCTAA
- the LOC107027890 gene encoding serine carboxypeptidase-like 42 isoform X2: MGDMHYFRLFVFIIILSIGNGQYYYPIEDLVENLPGQPKVGFRQYAGYVDVDEKAGRSLFYYFVEAEKDAHKLPLTLWLNGGPGCSSIGGGAFTELGPFFPRGDGHGLRRNTKSWNKVSNLLFIESPVGVGWSYSNTSSDYTSGDESTAKDMLSFMLKWYEKFSELKSRPLFLTGESYAGHYIPQLANGILDYNKQSKDFKFNLKGVAIGNPLLRLDRDVPAMYEYYWSHGMISDELFLIIKENCDFDDYEFPFPHNVSITCNQAIDEAYKLVTDYVNVYDVILDVCYPSIVQQELRLHKQVTKMSMGVDVCMTSERYFYFNLPEVQKALHANRTNLPYEWRMCSELNYSQSDGDIDMLPSLKNIIQHDVPLWIFSGDQDSVVPLIGSRTLVRELARDLKFKTTVPYGAWFHKGQVGGWQIEYGEKLTFATVRGAAHMVPYAQPSRALHLFTTFVHGKRLPNTTRIPINSSSNLNNY; encoded by the exons ATGGGGGATATGCACTATTTTAGATTAtttgtgtttattattattttgagtattgGAAATGGACAATATTATTATCCAATAGAAGATTTGGTGGAAAATTTACCAGGGCAACCAAAAGTTGGATTTAGACAATATGCTGGATATGTGGATGTTGATGAAAAGGCTGGAAGAAGTTTGTTTTATTACTTTGTTGAAGCTGAAAAAGATGCTCATAAACTACCTCTAACTCTTTGGTTAAATGGAG GTCCAGGGTGTTCATCAATTGGAGGGGGTGCCTTTACAGAACTAGGACCATTTTTTCCTAGAGGTGATGGGCATGGTCTCAGAAGAAATACTAAATCTTGGAATAAag TAtcaaatttgttatttattgaATCTCCTGTTGGGGTTGGATGGTCTTATTCAAACACATCCAGTGATTATACTTCTGGAGATGAATCTACtg cAAAGGATATGCTCAGTTTCATGCTTAAATGGTACGAAAAGTTTTCAGAATTAAAATCTAGACCCTTGTTCCTTACGGGTGAAAGTTACGCAG GACATTATATACCACAGTTGGCAAATGGCATACTAGACTACAACAAGCAGTCCAAGGATTTTAAGTTTAACCTAAAGGGAGTAGCT aTTGGAAATCCACTTTTGAGATTAGATAGAGATGTTCCAGCAATGTATGAATATTACTGGTCACATGGAATGATATCAgatgaattatttttgataatcaaaGAGAATTGCGATTTTGATGATTATGAATTCCCTTTTCCTCATAATGTATCAATTACATGCAATCAAGCTATTGATGAAGCTTATAAACTAGTTACTGACTACGTTAACGTCTACGACGTTATTTTGGATGTTTGTTATCCATCTATCGTTCAACAAGAGCTACGTTTACACAAACAA GTAACTAAGATGAGTATGGGAGTAGATGTTTGCATGACATcagaaagatatttttatttcaaccTTCCTGAAGTTCAAAAGGCTCTTCATGCCAATCGTACTAATTTACCATATGAATGGAGAATGTGCAGTGA GCTGAATTACTCTCAATCAGATGGTGACATTGATATGCTTCCATCcctcaaaaatattattcaacatGATGTACCTCTTTGGATATTCAG TGGGGATCAAGACTCTGTGGTACCACTAATAGGTTCAAGAACATTGGTTCGTGAACTAGCTCGAGATCTAAAGTTCAAGACCACCGTACCCTATGGGGCATGGTTTCACAAAGGGCAAGTAGGAGGATGGCAAATTGAATATGGagaaaaactcacatttgcaaCAGTAAGAGGAGCAGCTCATATGGTGCCATATGCACAACCATCAAGGGCTTTGCATCTTTTCACCACATTTGTTCATGGAAAAAGATTGCCTAACACAACTCGTATTCCTATTAATTCATCATCCAATTTGAACAATTATTGA
- the LOC107015547 gene encoding peroxidase 43-like, translated as MALIFFILILSHLVGMSHAQLKVGFYGKTCPEAENIVTNVVRQVAASTQNIAPVLLRLHFHDCFVQGCDGSILLENGEIGERHAFGHQGVQGFDVIERAKEEIEKVCPGIVSCADIVALAARDAIVVANGPSYEVETGRRDGMISNLTLAANMPDVSESIQILKAKFSQKGLSEKDLVVLSAAHTIGTTACFFMTQRLYDFVPGGGSDPSIDPSFLPELMAACPRNGDVNARLSMDRGSGEEFDNNILQNVRSGFAVLRSDASLYEDVDTRNIVDSYFGIFSPFLGTSFEDDFANAMVKMGRIDVLTGKQGKIRSVCSTF; from the exons ATGGCACTCATATTTTTCATTCTAATTTTAAGCCATCTAGTAGGGATGTCACATGCCCAACTAAAAGTTGGTTTTTATGGCAAAACATGTCCTGAAGCTGAGAATATTGTTACCAATGTTGTACGTCAAGTTGCTGCCTCCACCCAAAATATTGCTCCTGTTTTGCTTAGGCTTCATTTCCATGATTGTTTCGTTCAG GGGTGTGATGGATCAATTTTGTTAGAAAATGGGGAAATTGGAGAAAGACATGCATTTGGACATCAAGGAGTTCAAGGATTTGATGTAATTGAAAGAGCcaaagaagaaatagaaaaagTGTGCCCTGGCATTGTGTCTTGTGCTGATATTGTTGCTTTGGCCGCTAGAGATGCTATTGTtgtg GCTAATGGACCTTCATATGAGGTAGAAACAGGAAGAAGAGATGGAATGATATCAAATTTAACATTAGCAGCTAACATGCCGGATGTTAGCGAGTCTATTCAGATACTCAAAGCTAAATTTTCCCAAAAAGGTCTTTCGGAGAAAGACCTCGTCGTCCTAAGTG CTGCACATACAATTGGTACCACAGCATGTTTCTTCATGACACAAAGGTTATACGATTTTGTGCCTGGAGGAGGTTCTGATCCATCCATTGATCCAAGTTTTCTCCCTGAATTAATGGCAGCTTGTCCACGAAACGGAGATGTTAATGCTCGATTATCGATGGATCGTGGAAGCGGTGAGGAGTTTGAtaacaatattttacaaaatgtaAGGAGTGGGTTCGCTGTGTTACGATCTGATGCTAGTTTATACGAAGATGTGGATACAAGGAATATTGTGGATTCTTATTTTGGGATTTTTAGCCCATTTTTGGGGACATCTTTTGAGGATGATTTTGCTAATGCAATGGTCAAAATGGGCAGAATTGATGTGTTAACTGGAAAACAAGGCAAAATTAGAAGTGTATGTTCCACATTTTGA
- the LOC107007912 gene encoding glycine-rich RNA-binding protein RZ1A-like, whose protein sequence is MSEEDEYRCFIGNLSWSTSDRGLKDAFEKFGHLVDAKVVLDKFSGRSRGFGFVTFDEKRAMEDAIEAMNGMDLDGRAITVDKAQPQQGSGRDFDSDRPRDRDRDRDRGRDRDRDRGSRDYGGGRGAGGGGGGGDCYNCGKPGHFARECPSEGGRGGRYGGGGGPDRNGDRYGSRSSRDGGGREGGERFNRDRSGPYDRRSSGGYRS, encoded by the exons ATGTCGGAAGAGGATGAATATCGCTGTTTTATTGGTAACTTGTCCTGGTCGACATCTGATCGAGGATTAAAAGACGCGTTTGAGAAGTTTGGCCATCTTGTTGATGCAAAG GTTGTACTTGACAAGTTCTCTGGCCGATCTCGTGGATTTGGTTTTGTCACATTTGATGAGAAGAGAGCGATGGAAGATGCCATTGAAGCAATGAATGGAATGGACTTAGACGGCCGTGCTATTACTGTAGACAAAGCCCAGCCTCAGCAAGGTTCAGGCAGAGATTTTGATAGTGATCGACCCCGTGACCGTGACCGTGACCGAGATCGGGGTCGTGACCGCGATCGTGATCGGGGTAGCCGTGATTATGGTGGTGGTCGGGGagctggtggtggtggtggtggtggagattGCTATAATTGTGGTAAGCCAGGACACTTTGCCAGAGAATGCCCTAGTGAAGGGGGTAGAGGTGGTCGGTATGGTGGTGGAGGTGGACCTGACAGGAACGGAGATCGATATGGAAGCCGCAGCAGCAGAGATGGTGGTGGTCGTGAAGGAGGTGAACGTTTTAACCGTGATCGTTCTGGGCCATATGATCGTCGCAGTTCTGGAGGCTATCGAAGCTGA
- the LOC107027890 gene encoding serine carboxypeptidase-like 42 isoform X1, protein MGDMHYFRLFVFIIILSIGNGQYYYPIEDLVENLPGQPKVGFRQYAGYVDVDEKAGRSLFYYFVEAEKDAHKLPLTLWLNGGPGCSSIGGGAFTELGPFFPRGDGHGLRRNTKSWNKVSNLLFIESPVGVGWSYSNTSSDYTSGDESTAKDMLSFMLKWYEKFSELKSRPLFLTGESYAGHYIPQLANGILDYNKQSKDFKFNLKGVAIGNPLLRLDRDVPAMYEYYWSHGMISDELFLIIKENCDFDDYEFPFPHNVSITCNQAIDEAYKLVTDYVNVYDVILDVCYPSIVQQELRLHKQVTKMSMGVDVCMTSERYFYFNLPEVQKALHANRTNLPYEWRMCSDRLNYSQSDGDIDMLPSLKNIIQHDVPLWIFSGDQDSVVPLIGSRTLVRELARDLKFKTTVPYGAWFHKGQVGGWQIEYGEKLTFATVRGAAHMVPYAQPSRALHLFTTFVHGKRLPNTTRIPINSSSNLNNY, encoded by the exons ATGGGGGATATGCACTATTTTAGATTAtttgtgtttattattattttgagtattgGAAATGGACAATATTATTATCCAATAGAAGATTTGGTGGAAAATTTACCAGGGCAACCAAAAGTTGGATTTAGACAATATGCTGGATATGTGGATGTTGATGAAAAGGCTGGAAGAAGTTTGTTTTATTACTTTGTTGAAGCTGAAAAAGATGCTCATAAACTACCTCTAACTCTTTGGTTAAATGGAG GTCCAGGGTGTTCATCAATTGGAGGGGGTGCCTTTACAGAACTAGGACCATTTTTTCCTAGAGGTGATGGGCATGGTCTCAGAAGAAATACTAAATCTTGGAATAAag TAtcaaatttgttatttattgaATCTCCTGTTGGGGTTGGATGGTCTTATTCAAACACATCCAGTGATTATACTTCTGGAGATGAATCTACtg cAAAGGATATGCTCAGTTTCATGCTTAAATGGTACGAAAAGTTTTCAGAATTAAAATCTAGACCCTTGTTCCTTACGGGTGAAAGTTACGCAG GACATTATATACCACAGTTGGCAAATGGCATACTAGACTACAACAAGCAGTCCAAGGATTTTAAGTTTAACCTAAAGGGAGTAGCT aTTGGAAATCCACTTTTGAGATTAGATAGAGATGTTCCAGCAATGTATGAATATTACTGGTCACATGGAATGATATCAgatgaattatttttgataatcaaaGAGAATTGCGATTTTGATGATTATGAATTCCCTTTTCCTCATAATGTATCAATTACATGCAATCAAGCTATTGATGAAGCTTATAAACTAGTTACTGACTACGTTAACGTCTACGACGTTATTTTGGATGTTTGTTATCCATCTATCGTTCAACAAGAGCTACGTTTACACAAACAA GTAACTAAGATGAGTATGGGAGTAGATGTTTGCATGACATcagaaagatatttttatttcaaccTTCCTGAAGTTCAAAAGGCTCTTCATGCCAATCGTACTAATTTACCATATGAATGGAGAATGTGCAGTGA CAGGCTGAATTACTCTCAATCAGATGGTGACATTGATATGCTTCCATCcctcaaaaatattattcaacatGATGTACCTCTTTGGATATTCAG TGGGGATCAAGACTCTGTGGTACCACTAATAGGTTCAAGAACATTGGTTCGTGAACTAGCTCGAGATCTAAAGTTCAAGACCACCGTACCCTATGGGGCATGGTTTCACAAAGGGCAAGTAGGAGGATGGCAAATTGAATATGGagaaaaactcacatttgcaaCAGTAAGAGGAGCAGCTCATATGGTGCCATATGCACAACCATCAAGGGCTTTGCATCTTTTCACCACATTTGTTCATGGAAAAAGATTGCCTAACACAACTCGTATTCCTATTAATTCATCATCCAATTTGAACAATTATTGA